In one Halosimplex halophilum genomic region, the following are encoded:
- a CDS encoding glycoside hydrolase family 9 protein, translating into MSEFEPGSERPTQRVHVDQVGYRPSAPKRAVVAVDAERFAVREVGDESVVLSGGLSDPIDDPDAGETVRRADFSALSEPGEYRVAVGYGEADGGGLRETAGESAPFRVGADVYDGTLADTVRLYTLKRSNTAIDDPVTGLDVPAGHTQDAEARMYFGDAVREEGDRLDAAGGWYDAGDYGKYVPPGAVTVGQMLLAYEQYPDAFAAGQCDLPVERSEGERPTGEGSAADDEANLPDLLVEAKFELEWLERMQRADGAVYHKVAAREWPDIDEAPTDDDRERYVYGLSTFGTAGYAAAMAMAARVYAHWAPEFAERALDNARAAHDYLVSNPEPEFRFDPGQDDGSGPYRKDTDREERFWATAELLKTTGDTRYADHLEVRFADLFDAGVRAPVWDDTLSLGQWAYLTADAADDARADRLESAFVDYADRLVEDIEADGYRCALDTDDYHWASTKLALSKGGMLLLADAIDPDERYVAAALDQLHYALGRTPTGYSYVTGQGTHPPRNPHDRLVEGTGTSLPGMVVSGANRNGDDETLAEYIAETDAPPAKCYVDATASYSANEWAIDYTAPIFLPLGHARTMAD; encoded by the coding sequence ATGAGCGAGTTCGAACCCGGGTCCGAACGACCCACCCAGCGGGTACACGTCGACCAGGTCGGCTACCGCCCCTCGGCGCCGAAACGGGCCGTCGTCGCGGTCGACGCCGAGCGGTTCGCCGTCCGTGAAGTCGGGGACGAGTCAGTCGTCCTCTCAGGCGGGCTCTCCGACCCGATCGACGACCCGGACGCGGGCGAGACGGTCCGGCGCGCCGACTTCTCGGCGCTCTCCGAGCCGGGCGAGTACCGCGTCGCGGTCGGGTACGGGGAGGCGGACGGCGGCGGTCTGCGGGAGACCGCGGGTGAATCGGCCCCGTTCCGTGTGGGTGCGGACGTGTACGACGGGACCCTCGCAGATACCGTCCGGCTCTACACGCTGAAGCGCTCGAACACGGCCATCGACGACCCCGTCACCGGGCTGGACGTGCCGGCCGGCCACACGCAGGACGCCGAGGCCCGGATGTACTTCGGCGACGCCGTCCGCGAGGAGGGCGACCGGCTTGACGCCGCCGGCGGCTGGTACGACGCCGGCGACTACGGGAAGTACGTCCCCCCGGGCGCGGTGACTGTCGGCCAGATGCTGCTGGCGTACGAACAGTATCCCGACGCGTTCGCGGCGGGCCAGTGCGACCTGCCGGTCGAGCGGTCGGAGGGCGAGCGGCCGACAGGCGAGGGGTCGGCGGCCGATGACGAGGCGAACCTGCCCGACCTGCTCGTCGAGGCGAAATTCGAGCTGGAGTGGCTCGAACGGATGCAGCGGGCGGACGGCGCCGTCTACCACAAGGTCGCCGCCCGCGAGTGGCCCGACATCGACGAGGCGCCGACCGACGACGACCGCGAGCGGTACGTCTACGGGCTATCGACGTTCGGGACCGCGGGGTACGCCGCCGCGATGGCGATGGCCGCCCGCGTCTACGCCCACTGGGCGCCCGAGTTCGCCGAGCGCGCGCTCGACAACGCCCGGGCGGCCCACGACTACCTCGTCTCGAACCCCGAACCCGAGTTCCGCTTCGACCCGGGACAGGACGACGGGTCGGGGCCGTATCGCAAGGACACCGACCGCGAGGAGCGCTTCTGGGCGACTGCGGAGTTGCTGAAGACCACGGGCGACACCCGGTACGCCGACCACCTGGAGGTCCGGTTCGCCGACCTGTTCGACGCGGGGGTTCGGGCGCCCGTCTGGGACGACACGCTCTCGCTGGGCCAGTGGGCCTACCTGACTGCCGACGCCGCCGACGACGCCCGCGCCGACCGCCTCGAATCGGCGTTCGTCGACTACGCGGACCGTCTGGTGGAAGACATCGAGGCCGACGGCTACCGCTGCGCGCTCGACACCGACGACTACCACTGGGCGTCGACCAAGCTGGCGCTCTCGAAGGGCGGGATGCTGTTGCTCGCCGACGCGATCGATCCGGACGAGCGCTACGTCGCCGCCGCGCTCGACCAGTTGCACTACGCGCTCGGGCGGACGCCGACCGGTTACAGCTACGTGACCGGCCAGGGCACCCACCCGCCGCGCAACCCCCACGACCGCCTTGTGGAGGGGACCGGAACCTCTCTACCGGGGATGGTCGTCAGCGGCGCCAACCGCAACGGCGACGACGAGACGCTCGCGGAGTACATCGCGGAGACCGACGCGCCGCCCGCGAAGTGCTACGTCGACGCCACGGCGTCGTACTCGGCCAACGAGTGGGCCATCGACTACACCGCCCCGATCTTCCTCCCCCTCGGTCACGCCCGGACGATGGCGGACTGA
- a CDS encoding LLM class flavin-dependent oxidoreductase yields MQFDWMVGCYAGAGVHRDTPLLEHVDRETVMAGVDAAVDAGLEGLWAPDHFMLGPRHEEFEVWTLLSAIAERTHGTDVDIGPLVGSITYRNPALLAKMVTTVDHLSGGRARLGLGCGWHREEHEAYGYEFPPVNQRIGMLDEGIQVVKAMFTEAEPDFSGDHYEIDDAYNEPKPLQDPHPPVVVGGAGPRMLRLAARHADEWNVEISGRARGKPIEFKTRKFDEYLEEEGRDPGDVERSWLAHCIVREDPDELDRLCDEIFPLPWGEEEDVDDQLSTPEEAREKGDFLIGTPAEVAEQIEPIRELGFGKLQLIFPDFPSTRGMELFGDEVAPRVD; encoded by the coding sequence ATGCAATTCGACTGGATGGTCGGCTGCTACGCGGGCGCGGGGGTCCACAGGGACACCCCGCTCCTGGAGCACGTCGACCGGGAGACGGTGATGGCGGGCGTCGACGCCGCAGTCGACGCGGGACTGGAAGGGCTGTGGGCGCCGGACCACTTCATGCTCGGGCCGCGACACGAGGAGTTCGAGGTCTGGACGCTCCTGTCGGCCATCGCCGAACGCACGCACGGGACCGACGTGGACATCGGTCCGCTCGTCGGCTCGATCACCTACCGCAACCCCGCGCTGCTGGCGAAGATGGTGACGACCGTCGACCACCTCTCCGGGGGCCGCGCCCGCCTCGGCCTCGGCTGCGGCTGGCACCGCGAGGAACACGAGGCCTACGGCTACGAGTTCCCGCCGGTCAACCAGCGCATCGGCATGCTCGACGAGGGGATCCAGGTGGTCAAAGCGATGTTCACCGAGGCCGAACCCGACTTCTCGGGCGACCACTACGAGATCGACGACGCCTACAACGAACCGAAACCGCTCCAGGATCCCCATCCGCCGGTCGTCGTCGGCGGCGCCGGCCCGCGGATGCTCAGACTCGCCGCCCGCCACGCCGACGAGTGGAACGTCGAGATATCCGGGCGAGCGCGGGGCAAGCCCATCGAGTTCAAAACTCGAAAATTCGACGAGTATCTCGAAGAAGAAGGCCGCGACCCCGGGGATGTCGAACGGTCGTGGCTCGCCCACTGTATCGTCCGGGAGGACCCCGACGAACTCGACCGGCTGTGCGATGAGATCTTCCCGCTGCCGTGGGGCGAGGAGGAAGACGTGGACGACCAGCTCAGTACCCCCGAGGAGGCCCGGGAGAAGGGCGACTTCCTCATCGGGACCCCCGCCGAGGTCGCCGAGCAGATCGAGCCGATCCGCGAGCTCGGCTTCGGGAAGCTCCAGCTCATCTTCCCGGACTTCCCGAGCACGCGCGGGATGGAGCTGTTCGGGGACGAGGTCGCGCCGCGGGTCGACTGA
- a CDS encoding glycoside hydrolase family 31 protein, giving the protein MHVTALRRDADGPLFDAGDQRLKLQVLADDIVRLVYTAGESVPDPESPMVVEQDPDGEWDLVEREGEYELVTDALRVELDRETGALTWRDAEGDLLVREPPEGGKSIVPVPPEDLTVGDHEVATPRDSLDREAYSTRLDLEFDDSEAILGLGQHEGGVADYSGEEQILYQGNTKVAMPAILSTGGYGMLWNTGSLTTFHDDQHGSYVWTECDDSLDVFVVAGDPDDVIAGFRELTGEATMLPKWSYGYVQSKERYETGEELVEVVEEYRDREVPIDCVVQDWQYWPDTEDHHPNFEEWGGPTGDWGQWGQKSFHPGRYPDPSATMDALHERNVRLMVSIWPNMLAGENYDEMSEAGHILDDADVPAPGNEQRYYDAFSGEARDIYWNQAKEGLFDHGVDAWWCDSTEPYDPTWTLPTAPDPFALAKHTTDAFKRVLDPGYINTYSLHQAKGMYEGQREATDDKRVINLTRSGYPGQQRYGAITWSGDIEATWERYRKQIADGLQFTAAGNPKWTLDVGAFFVGDGPSWITDGDFDDGVDDLGYRELYVRWFQYGAFLPMFRSHGTDTPREMWRFGEPGDRTYDTLVKFDRLRYRLLPYLYSLAGWETHRDYTMYRHLAVEFPDDEDAHDVGDQFMFGPSLLVCPVTEPMYYGPDSEELDGKAEAREVYLPEGVDWYDFWTGERYDGGQTVLADAPLEKLPLFVKAGSVVPMGPEVQHTGEKSDAPWELRVYPGRDGEFDAYEDAGDGYDYEDGEYAFTPIRWDDTADELTVADREGSFPELVEERDFEVVAVGEGEGTGVEPADPDATLQYDGSAASVELDR; this is encoded by the coding sequence ATGCACGTGACGGCCCTCCGACGGGACGCCGACGGCCCGCTGTTCGACGCGGGCGACCAGCGACTCAAACTGCAGGTCCTCGCCGACGACATCGTCCGGCTGGTCTACACCGCCGGCGAGTCGGTCCCCGACCCCGAGAGCCCGATGGTCGTCGAACAGGACCCCGACGGCGAGTGGGACCTGGTCGAGCGCGAAGGCGAGTACGAACTGGTCACCGACGCCCTGCGCGTCGAACTCGACCGCGAGACGGGCGCGCTCACGTGGCGCGACGCCGAGGGCGACCTGCTCGTGCGCGAACCGCCCGAGGGCGGGAAATCGATAGTCCCCGTCCCGCCCGAGGACCTCACGGTCGGCGACCACGAGGTAGCGACACCCCGCGACAGCCTCGACCGGGAGGCGTACTCGACGCGGCTTGACCTGGAGTTCGACGACAGCGAGGCGATCCTCGGGCTCGGCCAGCACGAGGGCGGCGTCGCCGACTACAGCGGCGAGGAGCAGATCCTCTACCAGGGTAACACCAAGGTCGCGATGCCGGCCATTCTGTCGACCGGCGGCTACGGGATGCTGTGGAACACGGGGTCGCTGACGACGTTCCACGACGACCAGCACGGCTCGTACGTCTGGACGGAGTGCGACGACTCGCTGGACGTGTTCGTGGTCGCCGGCGACCCCGACGACGTGATCGCGGGCTTCCGCGAACTCACGGGCGAGGCGACGATGCTCCCGAAGTGGTCCTACGGCTACGTCCAGTCCAAGGAGCGCTACGAGACGGGCGAGGAACTCGTGGAGGTGGTCGAGGAGTACCGCGACCGCGAGGTGCCCATCGACTGCGTGGTGCAAGACTGGCAGTACTGGCCTGATACGGAGGACCACCATCCAAATTTCGAGGAGTGGGGCGGCCCCACGGGCGACTGGGGCCAGTGGGGTCAGAAGTCGTTCCACCCCGGCCGCTACCCCGACCCCTCGGCGACGATGGACGCGCTCCACGAGCGGAACGTCCGCCTGATGGTCTCCATCTGGCCGAACATGCTCGCCGGCGAGAACTACGACGAGATGAGCGAAGCCGGGCACATCCTCGACGACGCAGACGTGCCGGCGCCAGGCAACGAGCAACGGTACTACGACGCCTTCTCCGGGGAAGCGCGGGACATCTACTGGAACCAGGCGAAGGAGGGGCTGTTCGACCACGGCGTCGACGCGTGGTGGTGCGACTCGACCGAGCCCTACGATCCGACCTGGACGCTCCCGACGGCGCCCGACCCGTTCGCGCTCGCGAAGCACACCACCGACGCGTTCAAGCGCGTCCTCGATCCGGGCTACATCAACACCTACTCGCTCCACCAGGCGAAGGGGATGTACGAGGGCCAGCGCGAAGCCACGGACGACAAGCGGGTCATCAACCTCACCCGCTCGGGGTATCCGGGACAGCAGCGCTACGGCGCGATCACGTGGTCGGGCGACATCGAGGCGACGTGGGAGCGCTACCGGAAGCAGATCGCCGACGGCCTGCAGTTCACCGCCGCGGGCAACCCCAAGTGGACGCTGGACGTGGGCGCCTTCTTCGTCGGGGACGGCCCCTCGTGGATCACGGACGGCGACTTCGACGACGGCGTCGACGACCTGGGCTACCGCGAGCTGTACGTCCGCTGGTTCCAGTACGGCGCCTTCCTGCCGATGTTCCGCTCGCACGGCACCGACACCCCCCGCGAGATGTGGCGCTTCGGCGAGCCCGGCGACCGCACCTACGACACCCTCGTCAAGTTCGACCGCCTGCGCTATCGCCTGCTGCCCTACCTGTACTCGCTGGCGGGCTGGGAGACCCACCGCGACTACACGATGTACCGCCACCTCGCCGTCGAGTTCCCCGACGACGAGGACGCTCACGACGTGGGCGACCAGTTCATGTTCGGTCCCTCCCTGCTGGTCTGCCCGGTCACCGAACCGATGTACTACGGCCCCGACTCCGAGGAACTCGACGGGAAGGCGGAGGCGCGGGAGGTGTACCTCCCCGAGGGCGTCGACTGGTACGACTTCTGGACGGGCGAGCGCTACGACGGCGGGCAGACGGTTCTCGCCGACGCGCCCCTGGAGAAGTTGCCGCTGTTCGTGAAGGCCGGCAGCGTCGTCCCGATGGGTCCCGAAGTGCAGCACACCGGCGAGAAGTCCGATGCGCCGTGGGAACTGCGCGTCTACCCGGGCCGCGATGGCGAGTTCGACGCCTACGAGGACGCCGGCGACGGCTACGACTACGAGGACGGCGAGTACGCGTTCACCCCGATCCGCTGGGACGACACCGCCGACGAACTGACCGTCGCGGACCGGGAAGGTTCGTTCCCCGAACTCGTGGAAGAGCGCGACTTCGAGGTGGTCGCCGTCGGCGAGGGCGAGGGGACCGGCGTGGAACCGGCCGACCCTGACGCGACGCTGCAATACGACGGCAGCGCGGCCAGCGTCGAACTCGACCGATAA
- a CDS encoding endo-1,4-beta-xylanase has protein sequence MADDDRLRDVAEERDFQIGAAVAARPLRTDAGYKKTLRNEFNYVTAENALKMGPLRPDPGVYDFNDADAVVDYARAHDQSVRAHTLVWHNQTPEWFQEWDYTTEQLEDFTREHVHTTAGRYRDTVDTWDVVNEAVADDGTMRENLWYEAMGEEYLDKAFRWANEVAPDTDLYYNDYGADGVNVKSDAIYDLVSRLLDRGVPIDGVGLQMHALHEKPGIDSVAENIRRFKDLGLDVEITEFDVAYLPEDDPGDQEARWEKQADFYRDITEVCLDEGVDTMIVWGVRDSDSWIPNWFEDLTGDPLLFDSGNDPKPAYHAIKETLANYEA, from the coding sequence ATGGCAGACGACGACAGACTGCGCGACGTAGCGGAGGAGCGGGACTTCCAGATCGGTGCCGCGGTGGCCGCCCGGCCGCTGCGGACCGACGCCGGCTACAAGAAGACCCTGCGCAACGAGTTCAACTACGTCACCGCCGAGAACGCCCTGAAGATGGGGCCGCTCCGGCCCGACCCCGGCGTCTACGACTTCAACGACGCCGACGCGGTCGTCGACTACGCCCGCGCGCACGACCAGTCGGTCCGCGCCCACACCCTCGTCTGGCACAACCAGACGCCCGAGTGGTTCCAGGAGTGGGACTACACGACGGAACAACTGGAGGACTTCACCCGCGAACACGTCCACACGACCGCGGGTCGCTACCGCGACACGGTCGACACCTGGGACGTGGTCAACGAGGCCGTCGCCGACGACGGGACGATGCGCGAGAACCTCTGGTACGAGGCGATGGGCGAGGAGTACCTCGACAAGGCCTTCCGCTGGGCCAACGAGGTCGCCCCCGACACCGACCTGTACTACAACGACTACGGCGCCGACGGCGTCAACGTGAAATCCGACGCCATCTACGACCTCGTCTCCCGGCTGCTGGACCGGGGCGTCCCCATCGACGGCGTCGGCCTCCAGATGCACGCGCTCCACGAGAAGCCCGGTATCGACTCCGTCGCCGAGAACATCCGCCGGTTCAAGGACCTCGGTCTCGACGTAGAGATCACCGAGTTCGACGTGGCGTACCTGCCGGAGGACGACCCCGGCGACCAGGAAGCGCGGTGGGAGAAGCAGGCCGACTTTTACCGCGACATCACCGAGGTCTGTCTCGACGAGGGCGTCGACACGATGATCGTCTGGGGCGTCCGCGACTCCGACTCGTGGATCCCCAACTGGTTCGAGGACCTCACCGGCGACCCGCTGCTGTTCGATTCGGGCAACGACCCCAAGCCCGCCTACCACGCCATCAAGGAGACGCTCGCGAACTACGAGGCGTAA
- a CDS encoding GrpB family protein, which translates to MDETPIEIVDHDSEWRDRFQTERDRITPILEDCTTRIDHIGSTSVPRLAAKPIIDCMAVVSDAEGMLGNVDHLSTWFGYEISHVPGDWLLLQREDEDAQAFNLHLIPESCEEWRRNLRFREYLRNNPEARERYESVKREAAAAHPEDLDSYNSAKSDCLQSILEDARADDSITVPKNGE; encoded by the coding sequence ATGGACGAAACGCCGATCGAAATTGTCGATCACGACTCGGAGTGGCGTGACCGGTTTCAGACGGAGCGCGATCGTATCACTCCAATCCTTGAGGACTGCACGACACGGATTGACCATATCGGAAGTACCTCCGTTCCTAGACTCGCCGCGAAACCGATCATCGATTGCATGGCTGTCGTCAGCGACGCCGAGGGGATGCTCGGGAACGTCGATCACCTCTCTACGTGGTTCGGTTACGAGATCAGCCACGTTCCGGGTGACTGGCTTCTGCTCCAGCGCGAGGATGAGGACGCACAGGCATTCAATCTGCATCTGATTCCCGAATCTTGTGAGGAGTGGCGACGGAACCTGCGCTTCCGAGAGTACCTCCGAAACAATCCGGAAGCTCGAGAACGGTACGAGTCAGTTAAACGAGAGGCGGCAGCAGCCCATCCTGAAGACCTCGACAGCTACAACAGCGCCAAATCGGACTGCCTACAGTCCATTCTCGAAGATGCCCGTGCCGACGATTCGATCACTGTTCCGAAGAACGGCGAATGA
- the gfo6 gene encoding D-xylose 1-dehydrogenase Gfo6, translated as MDIEVPSSFDERDWSRPVDGGPVRFAVLGLGWFGPDVAIPAIEESEFCETTVVVSGDREKAERVADEKGVDHALTYDDYADGEASEAYDAVYIVTPNALHLPHVEAAAELGKDVLCEKPLEADAERARKCVEACEAGGVELMTAYRMHATRSTRWLRDVVQDGAIGDPVHTRGAFSYNLIAAGEDMDQWRLNPDLAGGGPLMDLGVYPLNTSRFVLDADPEAVHATTVEGPEGFDGLEKYCAFTMEFPDGAVAECDTGYQVAGDNYFEVGGTRGRIRVDVPFNVDGDRTITVRKGGEEQVVEVEEPSEMVEEFDYFATGVLTDMEIGPDGQHGYEDMRIVDAIYESGETGGRIEL; from the coding sequence ATGGATATCGAAGTCCCGAGTTCGTTCGACGAGCGCGACTGGAGCCGCCCGGTCGACGGCGGGCCCGTCCGGTTCGCCGTCCTGGGACTGGGCTGGTTCGGCCCGGACGTGGCGATCCCCGCGATCGAGGAGTCCGAGTTCTGCGAGACGACGGTCGTCGTCAGCGGCGACCGCGAGAAGGCCGAGCGCGTCGCCGACGAGAAGGGCGTCGACCACGCGCTGACCTACGACGACTACGCCGACGGCGAGGCGAGCGAGGCGTACGACGCCGTCTACATCGTCACGCCCAACGCCCTGCACCTCCCGCACGTCGAGGCGGCCGCGGAACTGGGGAAGGACGTGCTCTGCGAGAAACCCCTGGAAGCCGACGCCGAACGCGCCCGGAAGTGCGTCGAGGCCTGTGAGGCGGGCGGCGTCGAACTGATGACCGCCTACCGGATGCACGCGACTCGCTCGACCCGGTGGCTCCGCGACGTGGTACAGGACGGCGCAATCGGCGACCCCGTCCACACCCGCGGCGCGTTCTCGTACAACCTGATCGCCGCCGGCGAGGACATGGACCAGTGGCGGCTGAATCCCGACCTGGCCGGCGGCGGCCCGCTGATGGACCTGGGCGTCTACCCGCTGAACACGTCCAGATTCGTCCTCGACGCCGACCCGGAGGCCGTCCACGCGACCACCGTCGAGGGTCCCGAGGGCTTCGACGGCCTGGAGAAGTACTGCGCGTTCACGATGGAGTTCCCCGACGGCGCGGTCGCCGAGTGCGACACCGGCTACCAGGTCGCCGGCGACAACTACTTCGAGGTCGGCGGCACCCGCGGTCGGATCCGCGTTGACGTGCCGTTCAACGTCGACGGCGACCGGACGATCACCGTCCGGAAGGGCGGCGAGGAGCAGGTCGTCGAAGTCGAGGAACCCTCCGAGATGGTCGAGGAGTTCGACTACTTCGCGACGGGCGTCCTGACCGACATGGAGATCGGTCCGGACGGCCAGCACGGCTACGAGGACATGCGGATCGTCGACGCCATCTACGAGTCCGGCGAGACCGGCGGCCGTATCGAGCTGTAG
- the uxaC gene encoding glucuronate isomerase: MRFLDDETYLLETDAARELYAEIADRPILDPHNHADIVEIVENDGWADIWEVQGATDHYVWSMMRKRGVDEELITGDASNREKWDAFAEVVPEMAGNPVYEWLHLDLKRRFGIEKPVSAETADEIWAETRSQLEDDDMRPQELLREMNVEVLATTDNPTSQLGYHERAVDEVEGVDIRPTWRADPAVNIQKSGFVDFADDLADATEFDTDDFAGYLDALEATHEYFDEHGCAASDLGILEPVSRPVSEARAAEVYARRRAGESLSEREIEDFQAYLLEFIGRLNAETDWVTQLHIGALRDYREQLYDELGAASGGDVSTGDIEIAEGLDYYLDRFDGEGEIILYCVDPSHYPTLTTIARAYSDVSVGPAWWFNDSPFGMDHQLDYVGSVDLLANHAGMVSDSRKLLSFDSRFEMFRRTLANVVGRKVERGQMPLDVAEDLVDHVAYERPKELYGF, translated from the coding sequence ATGAGGTTCCTCGACGACGAAACCTATCTGCTCGAGACCGACGCGGCCAGAGAGCTGTACGCCGAGATCGCGGACCGGCCGATCCTCGATCCGCACAACCACGCCGACATCGTGGAGATCGTCGAGAACGACGGCTGGGCGGACATCTGGGAGGTCCAGGGCGCCACCGACCACTACGTCTGGTCGATGATGCGCAAGCGCGGCGTCGACGAGGAGCTGATCACCGGCGACGCCTCCAACCGCGAGAAGTGGGACGCCTTCGCCGAGGTCGTCCCGGAGATGGCGGGCAACCCCGTCTACGAGTGGCTCCACCTCGACCTGAAGCGCCGGTTCGGCATCGAGAAGCCCGTCTCCGCCGAGACCGCCGACGAGATCTGGGCGGAGACCAGATCCCAGCTCGAAGACGACGACATGCGCCCGCAGGAGCTCCTGCGGGAGATGAACGTCGAGGTACTGGCGACGACGGACAACCCCACGTCGCAGCTCGGATACCACGAGCGGGCCGTCGACGAGGTCGAGGGCGTCGACATCCGCCCGACGTGGCGCGCGGACCCGGCCGTCAACATCCAGAAGTCCGGGTTCGTCGACTTCGCCGACGACCTGGCCGACGCCACCGAGTTCGACACCGACGACTTCGCGGGCTATCTCGACGCGCTGGAAGCCACTCACGAGTACTTCGACGAGCACGGCTGCGCGGCGAGCGACCTGGGCATCCTCGAACCCGTCTCGCGGCCGGTCAGCGAGGCGCGGGCGGCAGAAGTGTACGCCAGGCGCCGCGCCGGCGAGTCCCTGTCCGAGCGGGAGATCGAGGACTTCCAGGCGTACCTGCTGGAGTTCATCGGCCGGCTGAACGCCGAGACCGACTGGGTCACGCAACTGCACATCGGCGCACTGCGGGACTACCGCGAACAGTTGTACGACGAACTCGGCGCGGCATCCGGTGGCGACGTGTCGACGGGCGACATCGAGATCGCGGAGGGGCTGGACTACTACCTCGACCGCTTCGACGGGGAGGGCGAGATCATCCTCTACTGCGTCGACCCGAGCCACTACCCGACGCTGACGACCATCGCGCGGGCGTATTCGGACGTCAGCGTCGGCCCGGCCTGGTGGTTCAACGACAGCCCGTTCGGGATGGACCACCAGCTCGACTACGTCGGCAGCGTCGATCTCCTGGCCAACCACGCCGGCATGGTCAGCGACTCGCGGAAACTGCTATCCTTCGACTCGCGGTTCGAGATGTTCCGACGCACGCTCGCCAACGTCGTCGGCCGGAAGGTCGAGCGCGGGCAGATGCCCCTCGACGTGGCCGAGGACCTGGTCGACCACGTCGCCTACGAGCGCCCGAAGGAGCTGTACGGGTTCTGA
- a CDS encoding histidine phosphatase family protein, which yields MTTIVAVRHGETEWNRTRRLQGWAPVPLTDRGRAQADRLGATLADRHDVDRILSSDLCRAEETVEVLRDHLDAPVTFDPAWRERDVGVHQGLQLDEMPERFPEYDLSASGPEAAHRSPESGESLVDVRERVVERWETTLAESEPGETVLVVTHGGPIRLLLGHVTALDIVAAIVEQSQGYCSINEVEYDHETGTARVVRENDTSHC from the coding sequence ATGACGACGATAGTCGCGGTCCGGCACGGCGAGACCGAGTGGAACCGGACGCGACGACTGCAGGGGTGGGCTCCCGTTCCACTCACCGACCGCGGCCGAGCGCAGGCGGACCGGCTCGGCGCGACACTCGCGGACCGACACGATGTCGACCGGATACTGTCGTCGGACCTCTGCCGGGCCGAGGAGACGGTCGAGGTCCTGCGCGACCACCTCGACGCGCCCGTCACCTTCGACCCCGCGTGGCGCGAACGCGACGTCGGCGTCCACCAGGGCCTGCAGCTCGACGAGATGCCGGAGCGGTTCCCCGAGTACGACCTTTCGGCGTCCGGTCCGGAGGCGGCGCACAGGTCCCCGGAGAGCGGCGAGAGCCTCGTGGACGTTCGCGAACGGGTCGTCGAGCGGTGGGAGACGACGCTGGCGGAGTCCGAACCGGGCGAGACTGTCCTCGTCGTGACGCACGGTGGCCCCATTCGCCTGCTGCTCGGACACGTGACCGCCCTCGACATCGTCGCGGCGATCGTGGAACAGTCACAGGGGTACTGCTCGATCAACGAGGTCGAGTACGACCACGAGACCGGGACCGCGAGGGTCGTCCGGGAGAACGACACCAGTCACTGTTGA